Within Vigna unguiculata cultivar IT97K-499-35 chromosome 2, ASM411807v1, whole genome shotgun sequence, the genomic segment ATGCTCGAAAATGTCAGTTTTTCACTGATGATTCTCTCTCGAAGATTTATAATATAAGATAGATTAAAGTTATTGGTATTAAAAGgtgaaaagtaattaataagaAATTGGTTGGGAGTGTGGAATTAGAAGAATGAAACAGGTAATGAGTTGATATTTGAATGAGCATGAAACCAAAAGTTGGGTAAGTGTGAAGGGGAGGTGGCTGGGTGGATTCAAAGTTGCACAGAGCATGCACATGCCAATGTTTCCTTTCATATGTTCATGTCTTTCAACATGCACCAACTCGACTTTGAATAGCTTCTCTTTTGTCATAAAAACAATTCGCGAAGGTTTCAGTTGGTGGGCAACGTAAGACCAATTACGATCTTACACACATCAGAAATCCAGAATACTCGTGTGTCTACGTATTTGGTTGTGAAAATGAATCAACAAAATCAGACCCAACTCAACATTGTTGGTGAAAGCAacattgaagaagaagaagatagcAACCTCCCCTAGGCCACacaatatacatttaaattcGAGGAAATTCTAGCACTTCGACACAATCCTCTGATAATTCATTAACTTCAATTTAATGATGTTAGGATACACTCAGTGTCGCGTCACATAAAAGGAGACCCATGAAAGTGAACTAATCACAGATTGGAAAAATGGGCAACACTGTGAAGTGGGGTCCTGGCTTCTCTGTGTTAAGtgccaaaattattttcaagttaaacCTTTTGCATTTGcttaaattcatgcattttaacaGTGCAAACTTGATTTGCCAACACAACCAAGCAAAGGGTACATTTGCCATGTGCACACTAACTGGCTAAGCAGCATTTTGCACATAACATTTTGACTAGAATCACATAAAGAGATCTTGTTTCTTCGCTGTacatgaaagagaaaaaaaaaataaaatagaaaagacaTAATTGTTTTCGccaaaagatgaaaacaatGCACAAAATTTGTTCTATTATTGCAACTTGCAAGTAGAGATTTCGGCATTCTGTAGTCAAGTTGTCAATTCATTGTTCTGTCACATTCATTTGTCAATTGAATTCTATTTTATAGTGATTTAGTGGATAACAATAATGCTTAGCTTAGTATGAAATATAGATTAAGCCTCACACACCAGTTGAAAATAAGAGAAACAAAAGGGATGCCATGCCATGTTGTTACCTTTCAAGTTTGGTGCATTCAGAAGTGATATCTCAGATGCAAATCAGTTTTCATAAGCTAAATCAACAAGTCCATATCTCATAGCTCAGTAATGAAAATTTTAGTACAACTCTTTCTCCATTAAGCAGGGTAATCAAATCTTGTTATGAACATAGCAAAAACATGATTGATTTActgataaaaaatcattttcaattAATCAACTGAAGTTGATACAGTGCAGCTTTAGAGGGCAGTGCCATCTTGTCAACAAAGCTAGAAGATATTTCTTAGCAGTGATTGTGACTGTCTTACCTCACTAAATGCTTTGTTAGGAAAATAATCAGTCAGCACTCCAAATTCATAGAATTCATTAACCTATTGCCCCATGTGCTTGGGAGTTTCTCAGTTTTCTCCTTTATTTCTCAATAATGGTGGCGAGAAAAACTATGATGCAGAGtcttagaaagaaaaaaaaactaccaTGAAACATTATGGTATCAGATAGGTGTCGTATCTAGGTTCATACACGAGAGAGGAAAAAGGATTAGACAATGATGAAGCTAAATACAAGGCACTTACCTTTTTAACCGAAAGCAAAGGTCAACAGAAAAGAATAACGAGTCActcacacagacacacacacacaactcATATCCATAATTAAGCAGGTGCCTCTGTGTCAGTTCAATAAAGTAGAATTGTGAACAGTGAAAAATGAATCCCTCAAACTGATAATCATAAAGTTGTGAGAATGAAATTCACGTAACATCAGTAGAACTACTGGACAAACTACCAAAAGCGACgacaaaacaacataaataaaCATGCCATAAAAGAATCCATCCGCACATTGCCCCACCTTCATGTAAATTTGACTCTTGCTTATCTCAATTTCTGAGGCTTGGAGATGAGTTATTATTAACAAGGAATAAGACAGATATCAGATAGTGGCAGTGTTTAGTTAAGTTAATTCATGTGTTTGATTAGACGATGATGTGTGacattattaattgttatttaatgcAAAGTGGGGTCAAAACCAAGGCCCCTCCGACCACTCCCTTTTTATTTTCCACATCCGCCATGTCCCTTAGAACATGGAGGAAATTATGGCACTCTTCCCTACTTAAATTCCCATTCTCTCTTTCATCTCAAACACCATAAAAGCTCTGGTTGAACAAGCTCTTACTAGTTCTTGAAGCAACAAAACCATCAATCCCAACTGAGAAAGCACACAACTTGCCAACATAAAGTAAATAACCAAGACTACCCCTGTCATCATTGCGCTCGAATAATCCaaccaaagaaaagaaaaaaaagaaaccacCCGTGGCTGCTGTTATCCGAAGATTCTCATTCCCCTCCTTAAAAGGGAGATAAGAGTTCAGAAAGAACTTGTCTTTACAGGTAGATATGGAAGTGGAATCGGTCAAGTGCGAGTGCTGTGGCCTCAAAGAGGATTGCACCCAAGAATATATCCGCGACGTGAAGGCCAAGTTTGACGGAAAATGGTTATGTGGGTTGTGCTCAGAAGCAGTGAGAGACGAGATTAGCAGAGGGAAAATGGGTTTTGCCATGGATGAAGCTGTGAAAGCTCACATGTCATTCTGTGGGAAGATCAAATCCAACCCTGCGGTTAGAGTGGCTGATGGGATGAGGCAGATGCTGAGGAGAAGGTCGAGTGACTTGACTTCACCGTCAAACAAGTACAGTAGCAGGTCAAACACCACTTCTCAAGTCACTGATTCTTCCACTTTCACATTGCACTGATGAAAACAGAGGAACCTGCAAGTTGGGGACAGGGAATACCTTATCATAACTATCTTTCGTTTCGTTCAAATAAAGTTTATACTTAGCTTTTTGTGGCTAAGCTTCTCATTTTGTCTTGTTGTACAGAGAGTGCTTTTTCGCTTCATCCgtctttttcttctctgttttccTTTCTTCGCACCAGACATCTAATTTCCAAGATAAACTGTTTAATCCCAACTTTATTCTACACGTGACTGATCGGCACAAAAACCATTCTCTTCCAAAAATTCATATGCTTAAGATGGAAAAAGATTATATAACTGTTTTAATGCTTCTGGTTAAATGATTAATGAACGTTGTAAATATGTGGGTTATCTTCAACTTCCTTCTGCAATAGTCAAATGATTCGCATGGAAACAGAATTTGACatccattttttctttctttctttctttccgaAAGATGTCAAAGAAACTAACGTACTTTACAAGTCAAGTGACGTTTGATGTTGTTAGGCTCAAGGTGCAGTTTTTGAGCACTCCTTTTCATCTCAGTTTTACTTAATAATATGGGACCAATCTTTTAGTGCGACTGGTACTAGATTTCATACAAtaatattcaattgaaaaacaaattgttCAGAGGTTTGACGCTATCATTTGTtgtctatttattttatcaGCAGTCATTTCTGGGAGTTTCATTAGTGTATTATTAAAGAAGCTCCTATATTGTCAACTTCTCACTCTGTAACCCTCGACTTTCAAGcacaaaaaatgtgaattttttcACTGCCCTGTGGCCATAATGGAGAATGTCATCATCAACTTGTCTTATGTAATGATAGTATGCGATTTTCCCTTTATCCTACTACGTTATGTTATGTGGCTGACGATAGTTTTCTTGAGGTTGAGGCATAGAATCTCCATAAAGGTCCATTAAAGCAACACAAATCAAATGGCgaaggactaaatccatttGTTGCAGCTAAAGATggattataaaatttgataattgagGTACTTAATTAGCATTAACATTTGTGTGAATTATAATATCATGATTAGGCTACTATGCCATTTTGGAGTTGGTGGTGTCGTGATGAATGGTAGCCGCCACTAGGTAAGCACGCATGGATTCCAATTCTTCAAGTGCAATGATTTTCCGTAACCAATAAGTCATAAACTACTGAGACCTGACCTTCCAAGCAATTGTTTATgtatttatgataaattaatgGAACACGATTGATCCTTACTGCTACTATTGGAAACTCCTTTAAAACATGCACATCTTCTCTCTATTCATTTATGTAGTATTAATCAGGATTGATAATTTCTCCTATTATTTAGGTCACGATTggttttttaaacatttttcttttaagaataaaaagattcataagcaatagaaaaaaaaaaatctgctgGAGTCAAATACGAACTTGTTTTGTATTGACGTTGTTGGGGCAATTGTTTCGTTGCGAATATTGCGAGAGAAAGGTACCTCTCTGCTAAAAATTTAACATGAAAAGGTAAACTGAACTCATCATGCAGTGAAAATTTTACTGCAGAGGTTATCATTTGCCTCAGATGTCGTAGGCAAATATTCTCAAATGACCTGTTGAAGCGCCACCAAAAGGATTTCCAACTTAAGAACTTTGCATTGACCTTCAATGGAGCCATGCACACGTCTCGCTCAGATTTCCAGTATGAAATGGGTTTGGTAAAGGAAATTTTGTAGAACCTTGAAGGAAGAAGATTCTAGCCGCTTAATGAAGGCTCAGAAGCGCCTTTTATcccatacaattccttaatgcatattttgaaagtaagCTTGTTATGCCTGTGCCCAGTTGAATCGAGTTTGATGTCAGTCTAACGTTACTATAGGCGTGGTATCTGTAAAGTAACGTggtaaaaattttcaattatttactGCCAAATGAGTGGTGTTCaactaaaagaaaatgaattcatggtaattttaaacaaaattagaaatgatGATCAACTTTATAGTAGTGAACCCTCACCAAGCTGAAGTACATGCCCTGGCATATACAGGGCAAGCCCAAAATGAGGGTATGCCAGTTTAATTCAATTTACAGATTGGAATAATTCACCAATAGTCTCTACAAGAACAAGTTCCACCATTAAAATGGTGAAACCTAGTCCTGTCTCTCATAACAATCTCTATTCGGTACACCTTTGAGACCAGTTTCATAAAGGAATGACAATCCTCACAAATTCTAAGATTTTTAACTATACGAATGCATGATGATTCTTTTCTCTCACTAATTAGCCCGTAGCACAGTGCTAATTTTTCGCTATGCCAGAGAActacttcctttttttcttcctctttcaaATCAACCAAAATTCCTGAAGTACTGGGTGTGTAGCCAACTAGCTTCAGTTGACTGACTATCGCATctaactttttatatatttcatctGATTGCTTATGATATCTATCTGCCATCATAAACACATGCACCTCGTTATTCAGTTCAATCCTACTACATGCCTTCTCCTTTAAGATACCTCTATGTCTCATTAATTTCCTGACCAGTCCAACATCATCCCACCTTTTTTCTTTGGCATAAATGTTTGACAAAACTACAAGGGCCCCATCATGATCAGGCTCTAACTCAAGAAGTCGTTTTGCAGCAAATTCCCCTAATTCAAGCTCACCGTGATTTTGACAAGCAGACATTAGGGATCCCCAGATGACAACATTTGGCGGAAAAGGCATTGTCTCAATAAGCTCCAATGCTTTTCTCAAGAGTTTGGCTCTGCAATATAGGTCTACCATGCAACCATAATGTTCACGTTGGGGAGAAATGTCGTGGTCATTGATCATGGAGGAAAAGAATTTTTCGCCCTCCTCAACCAAGCCTGCATGACTGCATGCATAAAGTATACCTATAAACGTAACCGCATTGGGCTTAATATTTTGTACTTTCATCCTATGGAAAAGAGCTATGGCACTATCAGCATCCCCATGAATGGCAAAAGCATTGATCATGCTGGACCAAGATATCACATTTTTTCTTGGCATATTCTTAAATACCTCTCTTGCTCCGGCCAAGTTGCCACATTTAGCGTACATATCAACCAGGGCATTGTTGATGGGAAGAGCCCTTCCAAAACCATTTTTATCTGCATATGAATGAACCCATCTGGCTTTAACAAGTGCACCAACATGAGCACAAGCCGAAATGACACTCAGCATCGTGATCTGATCAGGCACTATTCTCTGTCGCTGCATCTCATTAAACAATTCGAGAGCCTCCTGAGGCTGATCACTTTCAGCATAACCAGATATCATGGCACTCCAACACACCAAGTCCTTCTCAACTATTTGGTCAAATATGAAGCGCGCATCTTCCACTAATCCAATCTTCGCATACCCCGAAAGCATCGCAGTAGAAACAACCAAATGTTTTGAGGGAAGTTGATCATAAACTTCCCTAGCCAGATACACAGCACCACAACTCGCATACATATTAACAAGAGCAGTCTGTAGATGTGAGTCAACACGAAAACCATTATCCTTAATGAACTCATGAATTGCTTTGCCATAGCTTAAATTTCCCGCATGACCACAGGCAGAAAGCACGGTACAAAGGATAATAGAATCTGGCTCCATACCAGAAATCTTCATTTCTTCATAGAGCCTTAAAACATGGTCATAATGACCACTCTGGGAGTACCCATCAATCATAATATTCCAGGTAACGACATCCCGGTTAGACATTTTGTCAAACACCAAACGGGCATCCGTAATACGTCCACATGCCGCGTACATGGCAATCAAGGCGGTTTGAATAAAAGGGTCGTCATGGAAGCCCAACTTGGAAACCAGGCCGTGAACCTCTAAGCCCATATCCAAGGCAGAAAGTTTGGAGACGGCCTTCAACAGAGGGGGGAAGCTGAACCTGTCGAGAAGGGTACCCTTTCTCCGGAGTAGGCGATAGAGGAGGAGGGTGCCCTCCGGCGTGGGGCCACGAGAGAACTGACGGAAGAGCTGGTGGGAGAAACGGGTGTGTGGGTTTGGAATTTGGGTGAACAGAGAGAGCGCATAGTGAAGGGccgaaggagaagaagaagaagaagtaaggGTGCAACAACAAAGAAAGAGTTTGAGATGCAGAGAGT encodes:
- the LOC114173186 gene encoding uncharacterized protein LOC114173186, with the translated sequence MEVESVKCECCGLKEDCTQEYIRDVKAKFDGKWLCGLCSEAVRDEISRGKMGFAMDEAVKAHMSFCGKIKSNPAVRVADGMRQMLRRRSSDLTSPSNKYSSRSNTTSQVTDSSTFTLH
- the LOC114173179 gene encoding pentatricopeptide repeat-containing protein At4g14820; translation: MAMSIGVNMSMSMSMSICSSRMVGREKGVLESCKTLRHVKQVHAQILRSKLDHSNSLHLKLFLCCCTLTSSSSSPSALHYALSLFTQIPNPHTRFSHQLFRQFSRGPTPEGTLLLYRLLRRKGTLLDRFSFPPLLKAVSKLSALDMGLEVHGLVSKLGFHDDPFIQTALIAMYAACGRITDARLVFDKMSNRDVVTWNIMIDGYSQSGHYDHVLRLYEEMKISGMEPDSIILCTVLSACGHAGNLSYGKAIHEFIKDNGFRVDSHLQTALVNMYASCGAVYLAREVYDQLPSKHLVVSTAMLSGYAKIGLVEDARFIFDQIVEKDLVCWSAMISGYAESDQPQEALELFNEMQRQRIVPDQITMLSVISACAHVGALVKARWVHSYADKNGFGRALPINNALVDMYAKCGNLAGAREVFKNMPRKNVISWSSMINAFAIHGDADSAIALFHRMKVQNIKPNAVTFIGILYACSHAGLVEEGEKFFSSMINDHDISPQREHYGCMVDLYCRAKLLRKALELIETMPFPPNVVIWGSLMSACQNHGELELGEFAAKRLLELEPDHDGALVVLSNIYAKEKRWDDVGLVRKLMRHRGILKEKACSRIELNNEVHVFMMADRYHKQSDEIYKKLDAIVSQLKLVGYTPSTSGILVDLKEEEKKEVVLWHSEKLALCYGLISERKESSCIRIVKNLRICEDCHSFMKLVSKVYRIEIVMRDRTRFHHFNGGTCSCRDYW